The Burkholderiales bacterium JOSHI_001 genomic sequence GCCAGCAGCAGCACCGTGGCCATGGCCGAGGGCCCGGCCAGCAGCGGCACCGCCAGCGGGAAGATGAAGGGTTCGCGCTCGGCGTCGTGGGCGTACACGTCGCTGCCGCCCGCAAAGATCATGCGCATGGCGATGATCAGCAGGATCACGCCGCCGGCCACTTCCAGCGAACGCGGGGACAGGCGCATCAGGGTCAGGAAATGCTGGCCGGCCAGCATGAAGGCCAGCAGCACCACGAAGGCAATGGCGGTCTCGCGCAGGGCCACGCGGCGGCGGCGCGGCGGCGGCACGCCGTCCAGCACCGAGATGAAGATGGGCAGGCTGCCGAAGGGGTCCAGCACCAAGAGCAGCAAGACCAGGGCGGACGCGAAGGTGTGGTCCATGGGCGCGCGATTGTGCCCGTGCTGCCCCGCGGGTCCTGGCGGGGCAAACCCGGTTCAGCCCGGCAACTGCGGCACCGCGGCCAGCAGGGCGCGGGTGCAGGGGTGCTGCGGCGCGTTGAAGATCTGGTCGGCGCTGGCGTGTTCCACCACCCGGCCCTGCTGCAGCACCAGCACCTCGTCGCAGACCAGGTCCACCACCGCCAGGTCGTGGCTGATGAACAGGTAGGCCACACCGAAGCGTTCCTGCAGGTCCTGCATCAGGTTCAGCACCTGGGCCTGCACCGACACGTCCAGCGCCGACACCGGCTCGTCGGCCACGATGAGTTTCGGCCGGGTGACCAGCGCACGGGCGATGGCAATGCGCTGGCGCTGGCCGCCGGAAAATTCATGCGGGTACCTGTGCAGGTCGCCCCCGCCCAGGCCCACCGCGTCCAGCACCTCGGCCACGCGCGCGCGCTGCTCGGCCGTGCCCACGCCGCCTTGCGCGGCCAGGGGTTCGGCCACGCTGCGGGCCACGGTCAGCCGCGGGTCCAGCGAGCCGAAAGGGTCCTGGAACACCATCTGGAAGTTGGCGCGGGCGCGGCGCAGCGCGGGGGCGCTCAGGCGGTGCAGATCCTGGCCGTCCAGTTCCACCGTGCCGCTGCTGGGCGCTTCCAGCGCCATCACCAGGCGCGCCAGGGTGCTCTTGCCCGAGCCCGACTCGCCCACCACGCCCAGGCTGCGGCCGGCGGCCAGTGTGAAGTTCACGTCGGCCAGCGCCACCAGTTCGGGCGCGGGGCGCAGCAAGGCCTGGCGCGGCAGGCGGTAGCGCTTGCCCAGGCCTTGCACCTTCAGCAATGGCACGGTCATGCCGTGGCCGCCTCGGCATGGGGGTGGATGCAGCGCACGCTGTGGTTCGCGCCGAGCGCGGCCAGCGCCGGTGGCGCCGCGCGGCAGTCGGCCTCAGCCCGTGGGCAGCGCGCTGCAAAGGCGCAACCCGCGGGCATGTCGGCCAGCGCCGGCACGCGCCCGGGGATGGTGGCGAGCCGGGTGCCGCGGGCCATGCCCAGCAGCGGGCGGGCGGCCAGCAGGGCGCGGGTGTAAGGGTGGGCGCCGTGGCGCAGCACCTGGGCGGCCGGGCCGCTCTCCACCACCTGGCCGGCGTACATCACCAGCAGGCGCTGCACCCGCTGGGCCACCAGGGCCAGGTCGTGGCTGATCAGCAGCAGGGCCATGCCGTCCTCGCGCACCAGTTCGGCCATCAGCTGCAGCACCTCGCGCTGCAGGGTGGCGTCCAGCGCGGTGGTGGGCTCGTCGGCCACCAGCAGGTCCGGCTTGCAGGCCAGGGCCATGGCAATCACCACCCGCTGGCGCTGGCCGCCGGACAGCTGGTGCGGCCAGGCGTCCAGCCGCTGCGCGGCCTGCGGCAACTGCACCCGCTGCAGCAACTGCAGCGCCGCTTCACGCGCCTGGGTGCGGTTCAGGCCCTGGTGCTGCCGCAGCGGCTCGGCCACCTGGTCACCAATTTTCTGCAGCGGGTTGAGCGCCGTCATGGGTTCCTGAAACACCATGCCCAGCCGGTCGCCGCGCAGCGCGCACCAGTCGCGTTCCGGCAGGCCCAGCAGTTCGCGCCCGGCCAGGCGGATGGAGCCCGTCACCACGCTGTCATCAGGAAGAAGTCCCATCAGGGCCAGCGCGGTGAGGCTCTTGCCGCAGCCCGATTCACCGATCAGCCCCAGCACCTGGCCGCGATGCAGCTCGAAATCCACGCCCCGCAGGGCCGCCAGCGGGGCGCCCTGGGGCCCGGGCAGGGACACCCGCAGTTGGCGCACGGCCAGCAGCGGGGGGGCAGGGGCGGCCGTGTCGGCGGGGTGCATGGCCGCACGATTGTGCCGCTGCCCCCGGGGTTACAAGGTTTTCGACAGGATGGGGGTGCAGGATCGCGTAACCTATGGTGCCCGGTGTGCCTGCGCCGGGGCCGGCCTCCCAAACCAAAGCCCGCGATGAAAAGACTGGACGATTTCCGCATGCGCCTGGGGCGCAATGAACTGGTACCCATCATGATCGGCGGCATGGGGGTGGACATCTCGTCGGCCGACCTGGCGCTGGAGGCCGCGCGCCTGGGCGGCGTGGGCCACATCTCGGACGCCATGATCAAGACGGTCACCGACCGCCGCTACCAGACCAAGTTCGTCAAGGCCAAGCAGGCCCAGTACAAGGGCAATGTGTTCCTGCAGGACAAGTCGGCGGTGAAGTTCGACATGGGCCACCTGGCCGAAGCCACCCGGCTGCATGTGGAAGGCACCATGTCGCGCAAGCGCGGGCCCGGGCTGGTGTTCATCAACTGCATGGAAAAGCTGACGATGAACGCCCCGAAGGAAACCCTGAAGCTGCGCATGAGCGCCGCTTTGGACGCGGGCATCGACGGCATCACGCTGGCGGCCGGCTTGCACCTGGGCAGCTTCGCGCTGATTGAAGACCACCCGCGCTTTCGCGACGCCAAGTTGGGCATCATCGTCAGTTCCCTGCGCGCGCTGCAGCTGTTCCTGAAGAAGAACAGCCGGCTGAACCGCGCACCCGACTACGTGGTGGTGGAAGGCCCGCTGGCCGGCGGGCACCTGGGCTTCGGCATGGACTGGGCGCAGTACGACCTGGCCACCATCGTGGCCGAGATCGCCGCCTGGCTGAAGACCGAAGGGCTGGACATCCCGCTGCTGCCGGCCGGCGGCATCTTCACCGGCAGCGACGCGGTGCGGTTCCTGGAAGCCGGCGCGGCCGGCGTGCAGGTGGCCACGCGCTTCACGGTCACGCGTGAATGCGGCCTGCCGGACGAGATCAAGCAGGAGTACTTCAAGGCCGGCGCGGACGACATTGAAGTGAACCAGATCTCGCCCACCGGCTACCCGATGCGCATGATCAAGTCCAGCCCCGGCATCGGCGACGGCATCCGCCCGAACTGCGAAGCCTATGGCTACCTGCTGGACGCCAATGGCAAGTGCGCCTATGTGGACGCCTACTACCGCGAACTGGCCGCCCACCCGGGCGAGAAGCACCTGTCGGTGAAGGACAAGACCTGCCTGTGCACCCACATGCGCAACTTCGCCATCTGGACCTGCGGCCACACCGCCGCGCAGTTGAAGAACACCTCGCGCCAGCGCGCCGACGGCCAGTGGCAGCTGCTGACGGCCGAGCACGTCTTCAACGACTACCGCCATTCCACCGACGGCCGGGTGCAACTGCCCGACCTGGAGGCCGTGCCGCTGGCCGGTTGATCAGGCCGCGCGCGTGGCCCCGGCGTCATGCCGTGTGGGTGCGCTGGCGTCCTGCACCTGCGCCAGTGCGGCGGCATCGCTGGCCACCAGCGGCGTTGGCAGCAGCGCGGCCAGCGCGTCGGCGGGCATGGGCCGCGCGAACAGGTAGCCCTGCGCGAAGCGGCAGCCGATGGACTGCAGCAGCGCCACCTGGGCCGGTGTTTCCACGCCCTCGGCCACGCTGGTCATGCCCAGGTTCTCGATCACGGTGACGGTGGCGTGCATCACCGCCATCACGTCCGGGCTGTTGTGCAGCCCGGCCAGGAAGCTCTTGTCGATCTTCACCACGTCGAAGGGGTAGTCGCGCAGGCAGCCCAGGCTGGAGGTGCCGGTGCCGAAGTCGTCCATCGCCAGGCGCACGCCCAGGCCGCGCAGGCGCTGCATCAGCGCGCGCATCTCGGCCGGTTCATGCATCACCTCGCGCTCGGTCACTTCCAATTGCAGGTGGCCCTTGGGGATGCGGTTCTCGGCCAGCGCTTCCTCCACGCGTTCCAGCAGGCGTTCGGGCCGGCCCATCTGCACCCGCGACAGGTTCACGCTGATGGTGGCCGGCGCATGCGCCGGGTGCTGCTGCTGCCAGCGCGACCACTGGCGGCAGGCCTCGCGCAGCACCCATTCGCCGATGTCCAGGATCAGCCCCGACTCTTCCGCCACCGGGATGAACTCGGCCGGCGACACCATGCCCAGTTCGGGGTGTTGCCAGCGCAGCAGCGCCTCGGTGGAAACGATCAGGCCGGTTTCCAGGTCCACGATGGGCTGGTACACCAGGGACAGCTGCCGGCGCTGCACCGCGTGGCGCAGCGCTTCTTCGATGGTGAGCGCGCGCGCCAGCCGGGTGTGCATGCCCAGGTCGAAGAACACCGCCCGGCCGCGCCCGGTGCGCTTGGCTTCGTACATGGCGGTGTCGGCATTGCGCAGCAGGGCTTCGGCGTCGGTGTCGGCCGTGCCCATCACGATGCCGATGCTCACCGACGAATGGATTTCCTTGCCTTTGATGAAGTAGGGCGCGGCAAACGCCTCCAGCAGGCGCTGCGACACACGGTGCGCCTCGTCCACGCGCGCGGCGTCGTTGAGCAGCACCACGAATTCGTCGCCGCCAAAGCGCGCCACCAGGTTGCCGTCGTGTTCGGGCCCCACCACGTCGCCCGAACGCAGGGTGCGGCGCAGGCGCAGTGAAATCTCGCGCAGCAGCAGGTCGCCGGCCTCGTGGCCCAGGCTGTCGTTGACCAGCTTGAAGCGGTCGAAGTCCAGGAAGAACAGCGCGAAGCCGCGCGTTGCGTCGGCGCGCAGCGCGCGCACCGCGTGCTCCAGCCTTTCCATCAGCAGCGTGCGGTTGGGCAGGCCGGTCAGGCGGTCGGTGCGCGCGGCGTTCAGCAGTTGCTGCTCCAGCTGGCGACGCTGCTGCACCTGTTCCTGCGAGTTCTGCAGCGCCGCGGCCAGGCGTTCGCGTTCGCCCTGAAGTTCGGCCTGGTGGTCTTCCTGTTCGGTGGCGTCGGTGAAGCTGGACAGCACGCTGCGCTGGTTGGTCTGGCCATCGATGATGAGCTGGGTGTTCACGCGCAGCCAGCGGCGCAGCAGCTGGTCGCTGCGGGACTGCGGGATGTCCACCCCCACCAGCTGGTTGCGAAGGGGCTCACGGTGACGCAGGGTGTGGATGGCAGGCAGCTCGTGACCCAGCAAGGTGCTGCCGTCGCGGGCCAGGGTGCGCCAGCGTGGGTCCAGCCAGGCGCGGCCCAGCAACTGGTCGCGTGTCTGGCCCAGCAGGCGTTCGGCCTCGGGGTTGCAATCCACCACGTTGCCATGCCCGTCCTGCACCACGATGCCGGCCGCGGCGTTGTCGATCAGCAGGCGCAGCCGGCGTTCGCGCGCGCGGTCGGTGCTGACGTTGGCGCCCACCGCCAGGAAGCCCACCAGGGCGCCGGCGGCGTCGTGCCAGGGCTGCACGTCCAGGTCCAGTTGCACCGGCGGCCGCCCGGCCGCCTGGTGCACCGCCAGCACGCGCGTCGGTGCGCCGCCGCGCACCGCGCGCGCCAGCTGGGCGCGCTGCTGGGGCGTGCTGCCGTTGCCCAGCAGCAGCGACCAGGGGGCCGGGCTGCCGGCGCGCTGCGCGCTCACCCCGGCGGCGGCGGCCAGGGTGGCGTTGACCCAGCGGGCGTGGCCTTCGGTGTCCACCACCAGCGCGGCGTGCTGGCTGTGCTGCAGCAGGGCCTGGGCCTGCTGCGCCAGGGCCAGTGTGCCCTGCGCCTTGCCATGCAGCGCGCACCGGCGCGCCGGCCTGGCAGGCCGGTGTGCAAAGCGGCGGCGCGCAGCGCGAGGCGGCATGGTGCGATGCGCCTGCCGTCAGTCGGGCAGGGCGGCCATCATGGCCTGGGCGTCGCCCAGCGCGACCTGCTGCAGCGGCTGCAGCCGGGCATCGTCCAGGCCCCAGTCGGCCAGGGCCTGGCGCCAGGGCCAGGCTTCGCTGTCTTCCTGCGCCAGGCCCATGCCCAGGTGGGCGGCCAGGCTGTCGGCGCAGCGCAGCAGCGAGGGCAGGTCGGGCCGGGGCCCCAGCGCCGCGCTTTCGTGGCGGGCCACGCCCTGCACCAGGGAATCGGGCAGGTTCCAGGACCGCAAGACCACCGCGGTGCAATGTTCGTGTGTGGCGCCTGCGTGGTGGGCTTCGGCGTGGGCCAGGCTGTCTTTCGGCACCTGGCCGGCGGCCAGGGACTGCGTCAAGGCCTGCATGCCCTTCGGGCGCAGGCGCCACTGCACCACGATGCCCAGGTCGTGCAGCAGGCCGGCCATGAACAGTTCTTCCGACTGATCGGGGGCCAGTTCGCGCGCCAGGCGGGTGCCCAGGCAGGCGGTGACCAGGCAGTGACGGCGAAAGCGCTCGGCGTCAAAGCCGGCGCCGGCCGCCTGACCGGCGACCATGCGGTCCATGCAGGCCGCCGCCGCGGCACCCTTGATGCCCTGCACCCCCAGAACCTGGATGGCGCGTTCCAGTGTGGCCACGGTGCCGGTGCAGCCGAAGTAGGCCGAGTTGGCGACCCGCATCACGCGGGCGGCGATACCGGGTTCGGAGCCGATGCGTTTGGCCAGCGCGGCGCCATGCAGCCGGGGGTCCATCAGCGCGGCCACCAGCCGGGCCCCCCCGGTGCCTGCGGCCCCCAGGGATCGGGCCGCGATGACCAGTTCGGATTCGGTCAGGGGCGTGCAGGCGGGGGTCGCAAGGTCGGCAGTGGCAGGCATGGCGTGGCGGTGCAAAGGCGTGACGAATTTCCGGCCAGCGGCCGGCGGAAGGGGTCAAGCTGCATCCTGCGCCGGGGCCGGTGCGGGCAATCCGCTGAAAAGCGGGCCGAATGCGGGCCTCGTGCCTTCAGTTTCGGGCGGCGCGGGCGGTCGTCAGCGCCGCCGCGCCAGGCGCGGGTCCAGCAGGTCGCGCAGGCCGTCGCCCAGCAGGTTCAGGCCCAGCACCGCGGCGGCAATGGCGCCGCCCGGCCACAGCGCCAGCCACGGCGCCTGGAACAGTTGGGCCTGGGCCTCGTTGAGCATGCGGCCCCAGCTGGCGTCCGGCGGCTGGGTGCCCAGGCCCAGGTACGAAAGCGCGGCTTCGGCCAGGATGGCCGTGGCAAAGCTCACCGTGGCCTGCACGATGAGCGTGGCCGCGATGTTGGGCAGCACGTGCACGCGGGTGATGCCCCAGGCACCGCGGCCGGCGGCGCGCGCGGCCAGCACGTAGTCGCGCGTCCACACCGCCTGGGCCGCGCCGCGCGTGATGCGCGCGAACACCGGCACGTTGAACAGGCCGATGGCCGTGATGCTGGTCAGCAGGCCGGGGCCGTGGATGGCGCTGAGCATGATGGCGGTGAGCAGCGCCGGGAAGGCGAAGCTGAAGTCGGCCGCCCGCATGATGAGTTCTTCCACCCAGCCACGCCTTGCCGCCGCCAGGCAGCCCCCGGCCACGCCGGCCAGCACGCCGATGCCCACCGCCACCACGCCCACCAGCAGCGCGTTGCGGCTGCCCACCAGCAGTTGCGAGGCGATGTCACGGCCCAGGCTGTCGGTGCCCAGCCAGTGCGCGGCGCCCGGTGCGGCCAGCTTGTTGGGAATGTCCATCTCACCGGGCGGATAGGGCGCCCACACGAAGGACAGGGCGGCCGCACCCAGCAGCAGCGCGCACAGCGCGGCGCCCAGCAGGAAGCTGGGGTGGCGCCGCGCCCGGGCCCAGAAGCCGTTCATGCGGCCGGCACCCGCAGCCCCATGCCGTTCATCCGGCCGCGACCCGCAGCCGCGGGTCCACCCAGGCGTACAGCAGGTCCACCACGAAGTTCACCGCCACCACGCCCGCGGCCAGCAGCATGACCACGTCGCGCACCACCACCAGGTCGCGGTTGGCGATGCTCTGGAACACCAGGCGTCCGATGCCGGGCAGCACGAACACGTTCTCGATCACGATGGCGCCGGTCACCAGGTTGGCGAACTGCAGGCCCATCACCGTGAGCACCGGCACCAGGGCATTGCGCAGCACATGGCGCAGCAGCACCTGGCGCCGCGACAGGCCTTTCGCGCGCGCGGTGCGAACCCAGTCCTCGCGCAGCGCCTCCAGCACCGCCGAGCGCGTGACCCGCGCCAGGATGGCCGCCTGCACCAGGGCCAGCGCCAGCGCCGGCAGCGCCAGGGCGGCCAGGCCCTCGGCCAGCCCGCCGCCGTCGTCCGCATGCCAGCCCGGAAAGCCGCCGGCCGACACCCACTGCAGCTTCACCGCGAACAGCCCGATCAGCAGGATGGCCAACCAGAAGCTGGGCACCGCCATGCCCACCTGGCTGGCCGCCATCACCAGCACGTCGCCCGCCCGCCGGTGGCGCGCCGCAGCGTACAGGCCCAGCGCCAGCGCCAGCACCACGGTGAGGGCCATGGCCAGCGCGGCCAGGGGCAGCGACACCGCCAGCGCGTCGGCCATCAATTCGGCGGTGGGGGTGTCGTAGGCCTGGCTGTTGGCGGTGCGTCCCTGCAGCAGGCCGACCACCCAGTCGGCATAGCGCACCGGCGCGGGCCGGTCCAGGCCCAGCCTGGCTTCCAGCGCCGCCAAGGCCTCGGGCGTGGCGGTGTCGCCCAGCATCACCTGGGCCACATTGCCCGGCAGCAGTTCCAGCACCGCGAACACCAGCAGCGAAGCGACGGCAAGCGTGGCCCCCAAGCCGGCCAGGCGCTTCAGCAGGAACAGCGTCATGGTGCGGGCTTCACACGCCGCCGGTCACCCGCAGGGCCTGCAGCTGTTCGTGCACGTCGTGGGTCATCAGCGCCAGGAAGGCCAGGAGCACGATGTAGTAGGCCCCGTATTCCCACTTGGTGGCGGTCTTGACGGCGTAGTAGGTGCGGGCCTCTTCGCTGTCGCTGCGGTACTTGAGGGCCTTCCACACCTGCGGCGCGGCCAGGAAGGCGATGAGGATCAGCATGGGGCTGGGTCGGTACAGGAACAGCGCGCCCAGCACCGGCACGCCCAGCAGCCAGATGCGCGGCGACAGCACCGCGGTGATGCGCCCGCCGTCGAAGGGCGACAGCGGGATCAGGTTGAACAGGTTCAGGAAAAAGCCGCTGTAGGCCACCGCCAGCAGCCACGGCACGTTGTAGGCCTGGGCCAGCCAGTACACCGCCAGTGCGCCCACGCTGCCCAGCAGCGGCCCGCCCAGGCCGACGAAGGCCTCGGTCTCGGCGTCGTGCGGCAGGTCCTTCAGCTGGATCCAGGCGCCGACGAAGGGAATGAAGGTGGGTGCACCCACATCCAGCCCGCGCTTCTTGGCGGCGATGTAGTGGCCCGCCTCGTGCACGAACAGCAGGCCGACGAAGCCCACGGCGTAGCGCCAGCCGTAGATGAAGGCATACACCACCACCGAGATCAGCATGGTGCCGCCGGTGGTGAACAGCTTGCCCAGCTTGGCGCCGGACAGCAGAAGCAGAAGCAGTTTTCCCATCCGAACGATGCTAGGGCACAACCACACCGTCATCAGCCAGGATGGGGCGGATGCGGTCCAGAAAGGCCTCGATGGCGGCGGCCTCGGTGGGAAAGCGACGAATGCCGTTGTAGCTGCCACGTTCCGAGTAGTAGGTGCACCAGGCGCCGTCCAGGAAGCCGATGCCGTTGATTTCGCCCTCACCCAGTTCTTGAATGGCATAGCTGCCGGGGCGTGCGCCTGCCGCGTCCAGCAGACGTCGCAGCTCTTCGATGGTGGCGGGATTGGTCATGACTTGATGGATCAAGGGGAGATGAGTTCGAGGTAGCCGTCTCGGATCAGATCACTTGTGGACAGAGGTGTCTTGAACTGGAGGCCACCACCGGTTTGGCCGAAGGCCGGAGCAGCCGGACCGGATGAAACCTCCAAAGGTTTGAGCACACGGTAGCGCGCATGCTGCATCTTGGCCTGGTCGTATGGCAGCGACCGGCTTTCGTATGCGGTGCCTTCCGGGGCGAAGAACGAACCGTAGTCCTTTTCGCCAATCTGCGCGCTGTAGCGATCAATGATGGTGTTTTCGGGCAATTTTGCTTTCACGGGTGGCGACGCGAAACCCTCGTCTGCCGGCCAGCGAAGTCGGCCGTCGGAGTCGAAG encodes the following:
- a CDS encoding membrane protein, MarC family (PFAM: MarC family integral membrane protein~TIGRFAM: membrane protein, MarC family), with the translated sequence MDHTFASALVLLLLVLDPFGSLPIFISVLDGVPPPRRRRVALRETAIAFVVLLAFMLAGQHFLTLMRLSPRSLEVAGGVILLIIAMRMIFAGGSDVYAHDAEREPFIFPLAVPLLAGPSAMATVLLLASRQPERLWHWVGALTLALGVCGAVLLSAFRLRRLLGQSVVSAIEKLMGLVLTAIAVEMMLAGLKRYFFDR
- a CDS encoding ATPase component of various ABC-type transport systems with duplicated ATPase domain (PFAM: ABC transporter; Oligopeptide/dipeptide transporter, C-terminal region) gives rise to the protein MTVPLLKVQGLGKRYRLPRQALLRPAPELVALADVNFTLAAGRSLGVVGESGSGKSTLARLVMALEAPSSGTVELDGQDLHRLSAPALRRARANFQMVFQDPFGSLDPRLTVARSVAEPLAAQGGVGTAEQRARVAEVLDAVGLGGGDLHRYPHEFSGGQRQRIAIARALVTRPKLIVADEPVSALDVSVQAQVLNLMQDLQERFGVAYLFISHDLAVVDLVCDEVLVLQQGRVVEHASADQIFNAPQHPCTRALLAAVPQLPG
- a CDS encoding oligopeptide/dipeptide ABC transporter, ATP-binding protein (PFAM: ABC transporter; Oligopeptide/dipeptide transporter, C-terminal region~TIGRFAM: oligopeptide/dipeptide ABC transporter, ATP-binding protein, C-terminal domain), coding for MHPADTAAPAPPLLAVRQLRVSLPGPQGAPLAALRGVDFELHRGQVLGLIGESGCGKSLTALALMGLLPDDSVVTGSIRLAGRELLGLPERDWCALRGDRLGMVFQEPMTALNPLQKIGDQVAEPLRQHQGLNRTQAREAALQLLQRVQLPQAAQRLDAWPHQLSGGQRQRVVIAMALACKPDLLVADEPTTALDATLQREVLQLMAELVREDGMALLLISHDLALVAQRVQRLLVMYAGQVVESGPAAQVLRHGAHPYTRALLAARPLLGMARGTRLATIPGRVPALADMPAGCAFAARCPRAEADCRAAPPALAALGANHSVRCIHPHAEAATA
- a CDS encoding 2-nitropropane dioxygenase-like enzyme (PFAM: 2-nitropropane dioxygenase); protein product: MKRLDDFRMRLGRNELVPIMIGGMGVDISSADLALEAARLGGVGHISDAMIKTVTDRRYQTKFVKAKQAQYKGNVFLQDKSAVKFDMGHLAEATRLHVEGTMSRKRGPGLVFINCMEKLTMNAPKETLKLRMSAALDAGIDGITLAAGLHLGSFALIEDHPRFRDAKLGIIVSSLRALQLFLKKNSRLNRAPDYVVVEGPLAGGHLGFGMDWAQYDLATIVAEIAAWLKTEGLDIPLLPAGGIFTGSDAVRFLEAGAAGVQVATRFTVTRECGLPDEIKQEYFKAGADDIEVNQISPTGYPMRMIKSSPGIGDGIRPNCEAYGYLLDANGKCAYVDAYYRELAAHPGEKHLSVKDKTCLCTHMRNFAIWTCGHTAAQLKNTSRQRADGQWQLLTAEHVFNDYRHSTDGRVQLPDLEAVPLAG
- a CDS encoding PAS domain S-box/diguanylate cyclase (GGDEF) domain-containing protein (PFAM: EAL domain; GGDEF domain; PAS fold~TIGRFAM: PAS domain S-box; diguanylate cyclase (GGDEF) domain) encodes the protein MPPRAARRRFAHRPARPARRCALHGKAQGTLALAQQAQALLQHSQHAALVVDTEGHARWVNATLAAAAGVSAQRAGSPAPWSLLLGNGSTPQQRAQLARAVRGGAPTRVLAVHQAAGRPPVQLDLDVQPWHDAAGALVGFLAVGANVSTDRARERRLRLLIDNAAAGIVVQDGHGNVVDCNPEAERLLGQTRDQLLGRAWLDPRWRTLARDGSTLLGHELPAIHTLRHREPLRNQLVGVDIPQSRSDQLLRRWLRVNTQLIIDGQTNQRSVLSSFTDATEQEDHQAELQGERERLAAALQNSQEQVQQRRQLEQQLLNAARTDRLTGLPNRTLLMERLEHAVRALRADATRGFALFFLDFDRFKLVNDSLGHEAGDLLLREISLRLRRTLRSGDVVGPEHDGNLVARFGGDEFVVLLNDAARVDEAHRVSQRLLEAFAAPYFIKGKEIHSSVSIGIVMGTADTDAEALLRNADTAMYEAKRTGRGRAVFFDLGMHTRLARALTIEEALRHAVQRRQLSLVYQPIVDLETGLIVSTEALLRWQHPELGMVSPAEFIPVAEESGLILDIGEWVLREACRQWSRWQQQHPAHAPATISVNLSRVQMGRPERLLERVEEALAENRIPKGHLQLEVTEREVMHEPAEMRALMQRLRGLGVRLAMDDFGTGTSSLGCLRDYPFDVVKIDKSFLAGLHNSPDVMAVMHATVTVIENLGMTSVAEGVETPAQVALLQSIGCRFAQGYLFARPMPADALAALLPTPLVASDAAALAQVQDASAPTRHDAGATRAA
- a CDS encoding putative signal transduction protein (PFAM: HDOD domain), translated to MPATADLATPACTPLTESELVIAARSLGAAGTGGARLVAALMDPRLHGAALAKRIGSEPGIAARVMRVANSAYFGCTGTVATLERAIQVLGVQGIKGAAAAACMDRMVAGQAAGAGFDAERFRRHCLVTACLGTRLARELAPDQSEELFMAGLLHDLGIVVQWRLRPKGMQALTQSLAAGQVPKDSLAHAEAHHAGATHEHCTAVVLRSWNLPDSLVQGVARHESAALGPRPDLPSLLRCADSLAAHLGMGLAQEDSEAWPWRQALADWGLDDARLQPLQQVALGDAQAMMAALPD
- a CDS encoding ABC-type dipeptide/oligopeptide/nickel transport system, permease component (PFAM: Binding-protein-dependent transport system inner membrane component): MNGFWARARRHPSFLLGAALCALLLGAAALSFVWAPYPPGEMDIPNKLAAPGAAHWLGTDSLGRDIASQLLVGSRNALLVGVVAVGIGVLAGVAGGCLAAARRGWVEELIMRAADFSFAFPALLTAIMLSAIHGPGLLTSITAIGLFNVPVFARITRGAAQAVWTRDYVLAARAAGRGAWGITRVHVLPNIAATLIVQATVSFATAILAEAALSYLGLGTQPPDASWGRMLNEAQAQLFQAPWLALWPGGAIAAAVLGLNLLGDGLRDLLDPRLARRR
- a CDS encoding ABC-type dipeptide/oligopeptide/nickel transport system, permease component (PFAM: Binding-protein-dependent transport system inner membrane component), whose amino-acid sequence is MTLFLLKRLAGLGATLAVASLLVFAVLELLPGNVAQVMLGDTATPEALAALEARLGLDRPAPVRYADWVVGLLQGRTANSQAYDTPTAELMADALAVSLPLAALAMALTVVLALALGLYAAARHRRAGDVLVMAASQVGMAVPSFWLAILLIGLFAVKLQWVSAGGFPGWHADDGGGLAEGLAALALPALALALVQAAILARVTRSAVLEALREDWVRTARAKGLSRRQVLLRHVLRNALVPVLTVMGLQFANLVTGAIVIENVFVLPGIGRLVFQSIANRDLVVVRDVVMLLAAGVVAVNFVVDLLYAWVDPRLRVAAG